A DNA window from Brassica napus cultivar Da-Ae chromosome A4, Da-Ae, whole genome shotgun sequence contains the following coding sequences:
- the BNAA04G27010D gene encoding uncharacterized protein BNAA04G27010D, which produces MKIRYWRKSRRGYERLDGSAKKSNSDPTRKRRFWRRIKIVRKLRVLRKTSPKKLLTRLRDSYVNMMLRLANSPAIASRSREYEEKKLVEIYKSMLMAQGTLVHRNVPKPSSDSIACTLTA; this is translated from the coding sequence ATGAAGATAAGGTATTGGCGGAAGTCAAGACGAGGATACGAAAGGCTAGATGGCTCGGCTAAGAAGTCGAACTCGGATCCGACCCGGAAGAGACGGTTTTGGAGGAGGATCAAGATAGTGCGGAAGCTGAGGGTCTTGAGAAAGACGTCCCCTAAGAAGCTTTTAACGCGGCTTCGAGATTCTTACGTCAATATGATGCTGCGCCTCGCCAATTCTCCGGCAATAGCGTCGAGGTCGAGGGAGtatgaggagaagaagctgGTGGAGATTTACAAATCCATGTTGATGGCGCAGGGGACTCTGGTTCACCGCAATGTACCTAAACCTTCCTCTGATTCTATTGCATGTACTCTCACCGCTTAG